GACGGCGCGCCCCGCGTGTTCGAGGATCTGTGCCGTCACCGGGGAGCGGCGCTCTCCCTCGGCAAGGTCATCGACGGTTGCGAGTTGCGTTGCGGCTACCACGGCTGGACTTACGACGCAGAGGGTCGGGTCACCCGCGTGCCTGCCCGTGAGGAGCTCTCGCCCGCCTTCCGGAACATCCGGGTGCCGTCGTTCCCGACGGTCGAGGTGT
This is a stretch of genomic DNA from bacterium. It encodes these proteins:
- a CDS encoding Rieske (2Fe-2S) protein, yielding MTTRHATSDYLDVAAENRLYEEMRDNFWFPVAYSDDLKDEPQAFTLFEEQLVVVRLDGAPRVFEDLCRHRGAALSLGKVIDGCELRCGYHGWTYDAEGRVTRVPAREELSPAFRNIRVPSFPTVEV